The following proteins are encoded in a genomic region of Galbibacter sp. BG1:
- the prfA gene encoding peptide chain release factor 1 — protein sequence MLDKLNIVKQRFDEVSDLIIQPDIIADQKRYVQLNKEYKELKELVDKREVYKEILDNIEEAEEIIEDGSDAEMVEMAKMQLEEAKEKLPSIEEEIKYMLIPKDPEDSKNVMMEIRAGTGGDEASIFAGDLYRMYTKYCEGRGWKVNTVDYNEGTSGGYKEIIFEVNGENVYGTMKFESGVHRVQRVPQTETQGRVHTSAATVMVLPEAEEFDVELDMSDVKIIRTTSTGPGGQSVNTTYSAIQLQHLPTGIEVRCQDEKSQHKNLEKAIKVLRSRLYERELAKKQEEDSARRKSMVSSGDRSAKIRTYNYPQGRVTDHRIGLTLYDLSNIVNGDIDKIVEELKMTENTEKLKEASETM from the coding sequence ATGTTAGATAAATTAAACATTGTTAAACAACGTTTTGATGAGGTGTCCGATTTAATTATCCAACCGGATATTATTGCAGATCAGAAACGTTACGTGCAATTAAATAAAGAGTATAAAGAGCTAAAAGAGCTCGTAGATAAACGTGAAGTTTATAAAGAAATACTCGATAATATTGAAGAGGCTGAAGAAATAATTGAGGATGGGAGCGATGCTGAAATGGTAGAGATGGCCAAAATGCAGTTGGAAGAGGCAAAAGAAAAGTTGCCAAGTATCGAAGAAGAGATTAAATACATGCTTATTCCCAAAGACCCGGAAGACTCAAAAAACGTAATGATGGAGATTCGTGCTGGAACGGGAGGCGACGAAGCAAGTATTTTTGCTGGGGATTTATACCGTATGTACACCAAATACTGCGAGGGCAGGGGCTGGAAAGTGAATACGGTAGACTACAACGAAGGAACTTCTGGAGGTTATAAAGAAATTATTTTTGAAGTAAACGGAGAGAACGTTTATGGAACAATGAAATTTGAATCTGGGGTGCACCGTGTACAACGGGTTCCGCAAACAGAAACACAAGGACGCGTGCATACATCTGCAGCAACCGTTATGGTATTGCCAGAAGCGGAAGAATTTGATGTAGAACTGGATATGAGTGATGTTAAGATCATAAGAACTACTTCTACAGGTCCTGGAGGGCAATCGGTTAACACAACCTATTCCGCCATTCAGTTACAGCATTTACCAACAGGGATAGAAGTGCGTTGTCAAGATGAGAAATCGCAACATAAAAACTTGGAAAAAGCCATTAAAGTGCTTCGTTCAAGGCTTTACGAGCGGGAACTGGCTAAAAAACAGGAAGAAGATTCTGCACGTAGAAAGAGCATGGTTTCCAGTGGTGATAGAAGTGCAAAAATTAGAACCTACAATTATCCGCAGGGCCGTGTAACCGATCATAGAATCGGACTCACACTTTACGATTTATCCAATATTGTAAATGGAGATATCGACAAAATTGTGGAGGAACTTAAAATGACTGAGAACACTGAGAAACTTAAGGAAGCCAGCGAAACGATGTAG
- the pyrF gene encoding orotidine-5'-phosphate decarboxylase yields MTTNELVQQIRAKKSFLCIGLDTDLEKIPSHLLNEEDPIFAFNKTIIDATHHLTVAYKPNIAFYEAHGIKGWEALKKTVDYINEQYPEIFTIADAKRGDIGNTSTMYAKAFFEDLNFDSVTIAPYMGKDSVEPFLAFKDKHTILLALTSNQGAFDYQTLEVGTTPLYKKVLETSKTYKNSGNLMYVVGATKAEYFKDIRQIVPNNFLLVPGVGAQGGSLEEVCKYGMNSEIGLLINSSRGIIYASKEEDFAEQAALKAKEIQQQMAKFL; encoded by the coding sequence ATGACCACAAACGAACTTGTACAACAAATAAGAGCTAAAAAATCATTTCTCTGCATAGGATTGGATACTGATTTGGAAAAAATCCCGTCACATCTGCTGAATGAGGAAGACCCTATTTTTGCGTTTAATAAAACCATTATCGATGCCACACATCATTTAACCGTAGCCTATAAACCAAATATTGCTTTTTATGAAGCCCACGGGATTAAAGGATGGGAGGCACTAAAAAAAACCGTGGATTATATCAATGAGCAATACCCGGAGATTTTCACCATAGCCGATGCAAAACGAGGGGATATAGGTAATACTTCCACCATGTACGCAAAGGCTTTTTTTGAGGATTTAAATTTCGATTCTGTAACTATAGCTCCGTATATGGGAAAAGATTCCGTAGAACCTTTTTTGGCCTTTAAAGACAAGCATACCATTTTGTTAGCGCTTACTTCCAACCAAGGGGCTTTCGATTATCAGACCTTGGAAGTCGGTACAACTCCACTTTACAAAAAGGTGCTGGAAACTTCCAAAACCTATAAGAATTCGGGGAATTTAATGTATGTAGTAGGAGCAACAAAGGCCGAATACTTCAAAGACATTCGGCAAATTGTACCCAATAATTTTTTATTAGTTCCTGGCGTTGGTGCCCAAGGCGGTAGCTTGGAAGAGGTTTGTAAATATGGAATGAACTCCGAGATCGGACTCTTAATCAACTCTTCCCGAGGTATAATCTACGCTTCTAAAGAGGAAGATTTTGCCGAGCAAGCAGCTTTAAAAGCCAAAGAAATACAGCAACAAATGGCTAAATTTTTATAA
- a CDS encoding M56 family metallopeptidase, with protein MKKETFFQANRWFLNLGMVVSMLLPLLYFKTVEYVEVSKLSGNEQAHASRTLFQETSYLDFAMEVLFYLYLAGVVIFSIKITIQLLSLYRLIKRGTLKKGNINHVFISENVGPFSFFNNIVYNPNNHSAEELKTIIAHEKVHVRQKHSFDVIFVHLFTSMFWFNPFVWWYKKRLTQNLEFIADKGAVENAKEIKTYQYLLLKKLSGVHYSIINPFYNSLIKNRIVMLQKQKSQKRNIWKYALIFPLLAGFMMLFSFKTETKFKIQNNLQDKEVIQDSTFSDNPLVVIDGVVMPSDFDLDSIDPNTIATMDVSKGALAVAKYGEKAKNGIVEITLKSGKKQGGVENLTGKSENRGSVGVETNTNSEKSPWKITTGQQAPYNTKYFDSSSIYSDDTTSASGSKEGTTNKYVGKTENDGNEVSQNDDDYTMKGSSAAGVIVSVNPDKEKPLFVIDGKVMPKDFDINSVDPKNFNELKILKNEKAIEKYGDQAKNGVVELSLKPSGVASDKEHLTNGQIKIERKNSDGTETDGSFIMQTNGNSPKSLKDALYVVNGKIMPKDFQMKSIDVSNVKHVNILKDQQAIEKYGEKAKDGVVEITLKEK; from the coding sequence TTGAAGAAAGAAACTTTTTTCCAGGCCAATAGATGGTTTTTAAATTTAGGCATGGTAGTTTCCATGCTTCTGCCTCTACTTTATTTTAAAACGGTAGAATATGTAGAGGTTTCAAAACTTTCGGGGAATGAACAAGCGCATGCATCACGTACCTTATTTCAAGAAACTTCTTATTTAGATTTTGCAATGGAAGTTTTGTTTTATTTATACCTGGCCGGAGTGGTAATCTTTTCTATTAAGATTACGATTCAGCTTTTATCCTTGTACCGCCTTATAAAGAGAGGGACTTTGAAGAAAGGGAATATAAATCATGTTTTCATTTCAGAAAATGTGGGTCCGTTTTCATTTTTCAATAACATTGTTTACAATCCCAATAATCATTCAGCGGAGGAGTTAAAAACTATAATCGCCCACGAAAAGGTTCACGTTCGTCAAAAACATTCTTTCGATGTTATTTTTGTGCATCTATTTACTTCCATGTTCTGGTTTAATCCTTTTGTGTGGTGGTATAAAAAGCGGCTTACTCAAAATTTAGAATTCATAGCCGATAAAGGAGCTGTCGAAAACGCTAAGGAAATTAAAACTTATCAATATTTATTACTGAAAAAATTAAGCGGAGTACATTACTCCATCATCAATCCATTTTATAATTCATTAATCAAAAATCGAATCGTTATGTTACAAAAACAAAAATCACAAAAAAGGAACATTTGGAAGTATGCCTTAATATTTCCTTTGCTAGCAGGATTTATGATGTTGTTTAGCTTTAAAACGGAGACCAAATTCAAGATCCAAAATAATTTACAGGATAAAGAAGTAATTCAGGATTCAACTTTTTCCGATAACCCGCTTGTAGTAATAGACGGGGTTGTAATGCCATCTGACTTTGATCTAGATTCAATTGATCCTAATACGATTGCCACTATGGATGTATCCAAGGGAGCGTTGGCTGTTGCCAAATATGGAGAAAAGGCCAAAAACGGAATAGTAGAAATAACTTTAAAATCAGGGAAAAAGCAGGGAGGTGTCGAAAATCTAACTGGCAAGAGCGAAAATAGGGGAAGTGTTGGCGTAGAAACGAATACAAATTCCGAAAAAAGTCCTTGGAAAATTACAACTGGGCAACAAGCACCATACAATACCAAATACTTTGATTCTAGTTCTATTTACTCGGACGATACCACTTCGGCAAGTGGTTCGAAAGAAGGCACTACAAATAAATATGTGGGAAAAACTGAGAACGACGGGAACGAGGTTTCACAGAATGACGATGATTACACAATGAAGGGTTCTTCGGCTGCTGGAGTGATAGTAAGCGTAAATCCAGATAAAGAAAAACCGTTGTTTGTTATTGATGGAAAAGTGATGCCAAAAGATTTTGATATTAATTCGGTTGATCCAAAAAACTTTAACGAATTAAAAATTCTTAAAAATGAAAAAGCCATTGAAAAATATGGGGATCAGGCTAAGAATGGTGTTGTTGAACTAAGTTTGAAGCCGTCAGGAGTGGCTTCCGATAAGGAACATTTGACTAATGGACAAATTAAAATAGAAAGAAAGAATAGTGATGGCACCGAAACAGACGGTAGTTTTATCATGCAAACGAATGGCAACAGCCCGAAATCTTTAAAAGATGCGCTTTACGTAGTAAACGGAAAAATAATGCCAAAAGATTTTCAAATGAAATCAATTGATGTAAGCAACGTAAAGCACGTAAACATTCTAAAAGACCAACAAGCGATTGAGAAATATGGGGAAAAAGCGAAAGATGGAGTTGTTGAAATCACATTAAAGGAAAAATAA
- a CDS encoding BlaI/MecI/CopY family transcriptional regulator: MRELTNKEEEIMKILWELEKAFVKEVQQAIEGDKPHYNTLSTIIRNLEEKGYVAHNAFGNTHQYYPLVKKEEYRKKFLSSAIEDYFNNSYKGLVSFFAQERKISVEELKEIIDHIENKK; the protein is encoded by the coding sequence ATGCGGGAATTAACGAATAAGGAAGAGGAGATAATGAAAATTTTATGGGAGCTAGAGAAGGCTTTTGTAAAAGAAGTACAGCAGGCAATAGAAGGCGATAAGCCGCATTACAATACGTTATCTACCATAATCAGGAATTTAGAGGAGAAGGGTTACGTGGCGCATAATGCCTTTGGGAATACCCACCAATATTATCCTTTGGTAAAAAAAGAGGAGTATAGGAAAAAGTTCCTTTCTTCTGCCATAGAAGATTATTTTAATAATTCTTACAAAGGTTTGGTTTCATTTTTTGCCCAAGAAAGGAAAATAAGTGTGGAAGAGCTTAAAGAAATTATAGATCATATTGAAAACAAAAAATGA
- a CDS encoding glutamine synthetase beta-grasp domain-containing protein — protein sequence MSKAKLEYIWLDGYFPTQNMRSKTKIEDDFSGKLEDCPIWSFDGSSTKQAEGGSSDCLLKPVSIFPDPARKNGYLVMAEVLNADGTPHETNSRATIDDENDEDFWFGFEQEYFIMDTKTQLPLGFPVGGYPGPQGLYYCSVGGLNTHGREVVERHADLCIEAGINFEGINQEVACGQWEYQIFAKGGKRAGDEIWISRYLLDRLCEEYGYYIEYHPKPVKGDWNGSGMHANFSNTLLRTCGSKEIYEKVCEAFRPVTKEHIAVYGEFNDERLTGKHETAAITDFSYGVSDRGASIRIPIITVEKGYKGWLEDRRPASNADPYKVAARIIETVKTVDIKAEA from the coding sequence ATGAGTAAGGCTAAACTTGAGTACATTTGGTTAGATGGATATTTTCCAACCCAAAACATGAGAAGTAAAACAAAGATTGAAGATGATTTTAGTGGGAAATTGGAAGATTGCCCTATTTGGTCTTTTGACGGATCTTCAACAAAACAAGCTGAAGGAGGATCCTCTGACTGCTTGCTAAAACCAGTTTCTATATTTCCTGATCCTGCACGTAAAAATGGGTATTTGGTAATGGCAGAAGTTTTAAATGCTGATGGAACTCCTCATGAAACCAACTCTAGAGCCACTATTGATGATGAGAATGATGAAGATTTCTGGTTCGGTTTTGAGCAAGAGTACTTTATAATGGATACGAAAACACAATTGCCTCTTGGGTTCCCAGTAGGTGGATATCCTGGTCCTCAAGGACTGTATTACTGTTCTGTTGGTGGTTTAAATACTCACGGAAGAGAAGTAGTTGAAAGACATGCAGATTTATGTATCGAAGCTGGAATTAATTTCGAAGGAATTAACCAAGAAGTTGCTTGCGGGCAATGGGAGTACCAAATCTTTGCTAAAGGAGGAAAAAGAGCTGGAGATGAAATTTGGATCTCTCGTTATCTTTTAGACAGATTGTGTGAAGAATATGGTTACTATATCGAGTATCACCCTAAGCCAGTTAAAGGAGATTGGAATGGTTCTGGTATGCACGCAAACTTCTCTAATACCTTATTGAGAACTTGTGGTTCTAAAGAAATTTACGAAAAAGTATGTGAGGCGTTTAGACCAGTTACCAAAGAGCACATAGCTGTTTATGGTGAGTTTAACGACGAGCGTTTAACAGGTAAGCACGAAACTGCGGCTATAACCGACTTTAGTTACGGTGTTTCTGATAGAGGTGCTTCTATTCGTATTCCAATTATTACAGTAGAAAAAGGATATAAAGGATGGTTGGAAGATAGACGTCCTGCTTCCAATGCAGATCCATACAAAGTAGCTGCGAGAATAATTGAAACAGTAAAAACTGTAGATATTAAAGCAGAAGCTTAA
- a CDS encoding calcium/sodium antiporter has protein sequence MNLIFIICGLALLILGGNWLLKAAVGLSLKLNIPKIVIGMTVVSLATSAPELIVSVKSALNGFPDLAMGNVIGSNVANLGLVLAITIILSPINVEKSFYKTDWPVMMISSVLLFGFVFTDHTLQRYEGIILFSFLTLFLIYLLKFQKQAVVDETEDEINQELPLYKVVLYLAIGGLALWGGSELLIEGAVGLAEAYGVSKRVIAVTVVSVGTSIPELAASIIAVLKKEKAISLGNLIGSNMFNILAVLGITSMITPIEINDKGLLTNDIYWMLGISFLILPLVFIPRGFRLGWRDGIILLALYGIFVYTTLI, from the coding sequence ATGAATTTAATTTTTATTATCTGTGGCCTAGCACTACTTATTCTCGGAGGAAACTGGTTATTAAAAGCAGCCGTTGGACTCTCTTTGAAGTTGAACATTCCTAAGATTGTAATTGGGATGACGGTTGTATCCCTAGCAACCTCTGCACCCGAATTAATAGTAAGTGTGAAATCTGCTTTAAACGGCTTCCCAGATTTGGCAATGGGAAATGTTATAGGCTCCAATGTGGCCAACCTCGGTTTGGTACTCGCCATAACAATTATTCTATCTCCCATTAACGTTGAAAAAAGTTTTTATAAAACCGATTGGCCGGTCATGATGATTTCCTCGGTTTTATTATTCGGTTTTGTTTTTACAGATCATACCTTACAGCGCTACGAAGGGATTATTCTATTTTCTTTTCTTACCCTCTTTTTGATTTATTTGCTGAAGTTTCAAAAACAGGCAGTTGTCGATGAGACTGAAGATGAAATAAACCAAGAATTACCTCTCTATAAAGTGGTACTATATCTTGCCATAGGTGGATTGGCTCTATGGGGCGGCTCCGAATTACTTATTGAAGGCGCCGTTGGCTTGGCAGAAGCTTATGGAGTAAGCAAACGTGTTATTGCTGTTACGGTGGTTTCGGTAGGGACAAGCATTCCCGAATTGGCCGCATCCATTATTGCGGTTTTAAAGAAAGAAAAAGCTATCTCCCTGGGGAATTTAATTGGATCGAATATGTTTAATATTCTTGCAGTCCTTGGAATTACTTCCATGATCACCCCTATCGAAATTAACGACAAAGGTTTATTAACGAACGATATCTATTGGATGTTGGGAATATCCTTTCTTATTTTACCACTCGTTTTTATACCAAGAGGATTTCGACTTGGCTGGAGGGATGGTATTATTTTGTTAGCACTCTACGGCATATTTGTTTACACCACACTTATATAA
- the purU gene encoding formyltetrahydrofolate deformylase produces MGKITILIHCKDTSGIIAAVTNFIHENEGNIVYIDQHVDRQNETFFMRSESEFNPETFNYEDFKNEFKKNIATKYHMEWQMYTDDYKPKMALFVSKYDHCLYDILGRYNAGELNVEIPFIISNHPDLKHIADSFKIPFYHIPVTKETKDKAAQQQLKLLEEFGVDFIVLARYMQIIPEGLIKKYQNKIINIHHSFLPAFVGAKPYHSAYKRGVKIIGATSHYVTEELDAGPIIEQDVARVTHAHSINDLVMKGRDLEKIVLARGIKLHIDRKTMVFNNKTIIFS; encoded by the coding sequence ATGGGAAAAATAACCATTTTAATCCACTGCAAAGACACCTCTGGTATTATTGCCGCTGTTACCAATTTCATACATGAAAATGAAGGCAATATTGTCTATATCGACCAACATGTAGACCGGCAAAACGAAACGTTCTTTATGCGTAGTGAAAGCGAATTTAACCCAGAAACGTTTAATTACGAAGATTTTAAAAATGAATTTAAAAAAAATATTGCCACCAAATACCATATGGAATGGCAAATGTACACCGATGATTACAAACCAAAAATGGCTTTGTTTGTCTCCAAGTACGACCATTGCTTGTATGACATTCTCGGGAGGTACAACGCAGGCGAATTAAATGTTGAAATCCCTTTTATAATAAGCAATCACCCCGACCTAAAACATATAGCCGATAGTTTTAAAATTCCCTTTTACCATATCCCTGTAACTAAGGAAACCAAAGATAAAGCAGCGCAACAACAGTTAAAGTTATTGGAAGAATTTGGAGTGGATTTTATAGTACTTGCGAGATATATGCAAATTATTCCAGAAGGGTTAATCAAGAAATATCAAAACAAAATAATTAACATACACCATTCTTTTTTACCCGCTTTTGTGGGAGCCAAACCCTACCATTCTGCCTATAAAAGAGGAGTGAAGATTATTGGTGCGACAAGCCATTATGTTACCGAAGAACTGGATGCTGGCCCTATCATAGAACAGGATGTAGCGCGGGTTACCCATGCGCACTCTATAAACGATTTGGTTATGAAAGGCCGTGATTTGGAAAAAATTGTCTTGGCAAGAGGCATCAAACTACATATCGATAGAAAAACTATGGTCTTTAATAACAAAACCATCATTTTTAGCTAA
- a CDS encoding glutamine synthetase III: MSTIRFKAIKKSFERKPLPIDITGKRSEVYGINVFNEQVMRQVMSQEAFNSVIAAIEGGVKIDRKLADEIAAAMKNWAITKGATHYTHWFQPLTGATAEKHDSFFEPINNSQAVEKFGGSQLVQQEPDASSFPHGGIRNTFEARGYTAWDPTSPAFVYGTTLCIPTVFVSYTGEALDNKAPLLRALQAVDNAATEVARYFDKSVNKVNATLGWEQEYFLIDKALAYSRPDIVLAGRTLLGHSPAKGQQLDDHYFGSIPDRVLNFMRDLENDCVKLGIPVKTRHNEVAPNQFELAPLFEEANLAVDHNSLLMDLMDKTADKHNFKVLFHEKPFVGVNGSGKHNNWSLATNNGTNLLSPGTTPTKNLQFLTFFINTIKAVHDYEELIRASVASATNDHRLGSNEAPPAIVSVFIGSQLTKVLDELEDVSKGKLSPQEKTDLKLNVVGKIPEILLDNTDRNRTSSFAFTGNKFELRAVGSKSNCAKPMTVLNTIVAKQLREFKKEVDGLIEKKKLKKDEAIFNVLREYIKASKKIRFEGDGYSEAWVKEAQKRGLSNNKSTPEALKASISKKVIDLYEEMKVMNSVEIKARHEIELEEYALKVQIEGRVLGDIARNHVIPTAIRYQNTLIENVKGLKEVFGNDFKKLAPEQLDLIEEISNHISEINSKVKAMIDERKNANKLEKAQLKAEAYCEKVLPYFEQIRYHCDKLELLVDDNLWPLTKYRELLFTK; this comes from the coding sequence ATGTCAACAATACGGTTTAAAGCAATAAAAAAATCTTTCGAACGAAAACCATTACCCATCGATATTACTGGAAAACGTTCTGAAGTTTATGGAATTAATGTATTCAATGAGCAAGTAATGCGCCAGGTAATGTCGCAAGAAGCCTTTAACAGCGTTATCGCAGCCATCGAGGGTGGTGTAAAAATAGACCGCAAACTAGCCGATGAAATAGCCGCCGCCATGAAAAACTGGGCCATAACCAAAGGGGCTACGCATTACACACACTGGTTTCAGCCGCTTACAGGAGCTACTGCAGAAAAACACGATTCTTTTTTTGAACCTATAAACAATTCGCAGGCTGTAGAAAAATTTGGAGGCAGCCAATTGGTTCAACAAGAGCCAGATGCTTCCAGTTTTCCACATGGAGGGATTAGAAATACCTTTGAAGCTAGGGGATATACTGCGTGGGACCCTACCTCCCCAGCTTTTGTCTACGGAACTACCTTATGTATTCCCACGGTCTTTGTTTCTTATACCGGCGAAGCTTTAGACAATAAAGCACCGTTGTTAAGGGCTTTACAGGCCGTTGATAATGCTGCTACCGAAGTAGCTCGTTATTTCGATAAAAGCGTTAACAAAGTAAATGCTACCTTGGGCTGGGAACAGGAATATTTTTTAATTGATAAGGCTCTTGCCTATTCGCGTCCCGATATTGTTTTGGCAGGAAGAACTTTGCTTGGACATTCTCCTGCTAAAGGCCAGCAATTAGACGATCATTACTTTGGTTCTATTCCAGATAGGGTACTTAACTTTATGAGGGATCTGGAGAACGATTGTGTAAAACTCGGTATTCCCGTAAAAACAAGGCACAATGAAGTGGCCCCCAATCAGTTTGAGTTGGCTCCGCTTTTTGAAGAAGCCAATTTGGCGGTAGACCACAACTCCTTATTAATGGACTTAATGGACAAAACTGCCGACAAGCATAATTTTAAGGTCCTTTTCCACGAAAAACCGTTTGTAGGGGTTAACGGATCAGGAAAACATAATAACTGGTCTTTAGCCACCAATAACGGCACCAACTTATTAAGTCCGGGGACTACACCCACCAAAAACCTTCAGTTTTTAACTTTCTTTATTAACACTATAAAAGCTGTTCACGACTATGAAGAACTCATAAGAGCTTCCGTGGCTTCTGCTACCAACGACCACCGATTGGGCTCCAACGAAGCTCCACCGGCCATCGTTTCAGTATTTATAGGTTCCCAATTAACAAAAGTTCTAGATGAATTGGAAGATGTTTCCAAAGGAAAACTTTCACCTCAAGAAAAAACAGACCTTAAACTTAATGTAGTTGGTAAAATTCCAGAAATACTTTTGGATAATACCGATAGAAATAGAACCTCTTCTTTTGCTTTTACGGGTAATAAGTTTGAATTGAGAGCTGTTGGGTCTAAATCGAACTGCGCAAAACCCATGACGGTTTTAAATACCATTGTAGCCAAACAACTTCGGGAATTTAAAAAGGAGGTTGACGGACTTATTGAAAAGAAAAAGCTAAAAAAAGATGAAGCCATTTTCAATGTGCTGAGGGAATATATAAAGGCTTCCAAAAAAATTCGTTTCGAAGGGGACGGCTATAGCGAAGCATGGGTGAAAGAAGCCCAAAAAAGAGGATTGAGCAATAATAAATCTACCCCAGAAGCTTTAAAAGCATCCATTTCTAAAAAAGTGATCGATTTGTATGAGGAAATGAAGGTGATGAATTCCGTAGAAATCAAAGCCCGACATGAAATTGAATTGGAAGAATATGCCTTAAAAGTTCAAATTGAAGGCCGTGTTTTGGGCGATATTGCAAGAAACCATGTAATTCCAACCGCTATTCGCTACCAGAATACACTTATAGAAAATGTAAAGGGACTTAAGGAGGTCTTTGGAAATGATTTTAAGAAACTCGCTCCAGAGCAACTGGATCTTATAGAGGAAATATCAAACCACATTTCTGAAATAAACTCGAAAGTAAAGGCGATGATAGACGAACGTAAAAACGCCAATAAGCTGGAAAAAGCACAACTCAAGGCAGAAGCGTACTGCGAGAAAGTTTTACCCTATTTCGAGCAAATCCGCTACCACTGCGATAAATTAGAGTTGTTGGTAGACGACAATCTTTGGCCACTTACAAAGTATAGGGAGCTATTGTTTACCAAATAA
- a CDS encoding helical backbone metal receptor codes for MIDQIGRHINVQKTPTRIVSLVPSQTELLCDLGLEAQLVGITKFCVHPSHLKSNVTIVGGTKDVKYSKIKALQPDIILCNKEENTKEIVENLEQLATVHVSDIYNMQDALALIDQYGKLFSVEKKAANLISDISSAYHSFQSYMRDKPNRKVAYFIWRKPWMVAGGNTFINFLLKENKFENIFESIGRYPEVKFPELNALKI; via the coding sequence TTGATAGATCAAATCGGGCGACATATCAACGTTCAAAAAACTCCTACACGGATTGTTTCCTTAGTGCCTTCGCAAACGGAATTACTGTGCGATCTAGGTTTGGAAGCGCAGTTAGTTGGTATCACTAAATTTTGTGTGCATCCATCTCATCTTAAATCCAACGTAACCATTGTCGGCGGGACAAAGGATGTTAAATACTCTAAGATAAAAGCCTTACAGCCCGATATTATACTTTGCAATAAAGAAGAAAATACCAAGGAAATCGTTGAAAATTTGGAGCAGTTGGCCACTGTACATGTTTCAGATATTTATAATATGCAAGATGCCTTAGCGCTAATCGACCAATACGGAAAGCTTTTTTCAGTAGAAAAGAAAGCGGCTAATTTGATATCCGATATTTCTTCAGCATATCATTCTTTTCAATCGTATATGCGCGATAAACCAAATAGAAAAGTTGCTTATTTCATTTGGCGCAAGCCTTGGATGGTTGCTGGAGGGAACACATTTATCAATTTCCTTCTAAAGGAAAATAAATTCGAGAATATTTTTGAAAGTATTGGGAGATATCCAGAGGTTAAGTTTCCAGAATTAAATGCTCTAAAGATTTAG